The sequence CGGGTGGCCTGCTGGTGGGTGCCGTGGTCAACCAGGCGCCCGAGCTGTTCGCGGGCGTGGTGGCGGGTGTCCCCTTAGTCGACAACGTGACGACGATGCTCGACGCCTCCCTGCCGCTGACGGTCACCGAGTACGACGAGTGGGGCAATCCGGAGGCCGATCCCGAGGTCTACGCCTACCTCGCCGGCTACGCCCCCTACGACAACGTCGTGGCCCAGGACTACCCGCCGATCCTCGCGGAGACCTCGCTCAACGACACCCGGGTGCTCTATGTCGAGCCCGCCAAGTGGGTGGCCAAGCTGCGCGCGACGGCGACCGGACGCCGCGACTTCCTGCTGCGCACCGAGATGGTCGCCGGGCACGCGGGCGTGTCCGGCCGCTACAAGTCCTGGCAGGACCGGGCCTTCTCCCTGGCCTGGATGCTCGACCGGATG is a genomic window of bacterium containing:
- a CDS encoding prolyl oligopeptidase family serine peptidase; its protein translation is GGLLVGAVVNQAPELFAGVVAGVPLVDNVTTMLDASLPLTVTEYDEWGNPEADPEVYAYLAGYAPYDNVVAQDYPPILAETSLNDTRVLYVEPAKWVAKLRATATGRRDFLLRTEMVAGHAGVSGRYKSWQDRAFSLAWMLDRMGLADRSPQGAAPLPAGA